GAAACACAGGTACCCATGGCCACTGGACCCGAGAGCCATCTGCGCGAGTCCTTGTCCATTGCTTACAATGAGCAGGGTCACATTGAGGAAGAACTGGAAACTTTGCAGGACGTTCACGAAAATGCGAGCCCAGTTACCGTAGATGCGGAAAGCCACATCGCCATAGTTGCGCATCGGGAATCGAGTGGAGTCAAGACCGATGAAGATCCTCCACAGTTGCATGCCGGAGTAACAAGCCATGGCTCCGAAGACAGTGTAAAGCACAGCTCCTGGGCCGAAGCCCATCTGACTGATTGCCCAAGGGACGTTGGTCGGCCCTAAGATGTCGGTGGAAATGAGATAGAAGATCGAACCCCAGGTTGCCGTTCGCGCGGCCCGTTGCGCTTGTTCCCATTCTGTCTCGGTGATGCCCCAATCATCGGTTGTGCTCTCGCCGTTTGCTTTGCTGGAAGGGTTGGCGTTAGGGTCAGTGACAGGAGAACCCTGTCCCTGGGCCTCACTTGTCGGTGTCACTGAAGGATCAAAATTTTTATCAAAAAACTTCCTAAACCAGTACTCAAATCCCACATTGTCGGTCCGAATGTGCTTCTCAACCTCGCGCGACCGCTTGGCCCAGTGGACATAGTTCTCAAAGGTGATGCTAGAATCGACGTAAAACGATTGACTGGTATCCAAAACGGCAGATGGATCCTCGTTAGAAACCGAGACGGCACGCTCCTTGTTGTACGATTTTTCGTCACCCAGATGAGCATCGGCCTCGGCATCTAAAGTATAGCCGGAGATGCTGTCTGCCATGATGAGAATCCGACAGACCTCACAAAATGTAAAAAAATAAGATGCAGGAAAAAGAGTGGGAGTCCCGGACGGTACGGAATACTGTTCATATACAGAGAAAAAACAGAATCATCATGTTGTCCAACCGGAAGTGGCAATACCGCGTGCCCAAAGAATCGATTGGACATGGAAATTGCGTGGACCATTTTCACGACCGTGAGCAAATGGTCCGTCCAATACCTCCAAGGCAAGTTATCAGGTATTAGCCACCCACTCCACGCCAGATGTAACATGGCCCCATCTGCCACCAAAAATCAAAGCTTCGTCAATGTGCGGCCTCCTCAAGTGGCTACGAAGTTAGCCCTCATTCCACCGGGGCTCCACCCAGAACTCGGCAAAAGCTTGTCTCAGAATCCAAACTGGCGATAATGCACCTGAAAGCCCAATCGTGATGTCCCCGCACTGATTGCGGCTAGTTCAGCTGCGGAGGTCCAACGGAGACCGTCTATCTTACTTTGGCTTATGAGACTCTTTTGGTGATTCATTTGCACTCGGATCCAACGCTTACGATTCATCGATTCCGGTTGAGCCGGTATCATGTGCGGCTGTGAGGGCAACCTACGGCGTACCGTGTCGGGGCCGATCCACTTGAATAGTCTCTTTTTAATGGCGAATCAGACCATGATGGCTTGGCGAATGGATCTTTGTCACACTCGGTAATACAGAGTATCTGCACAGGCCGTAGGCCACTCTGTTCAAGTGCCGCCCTCGGAGGAGAATTCAGCCGAAAGATACCAAGTTAACAAATCTTTTTATGTAAATATCCGTAAAATGCCCCGGTGGCACTCGGACTGATACACCTTTGGATGTCCAGTTACAACGTCAAGTTTATCCTGAATCATGTACAGTGCCTTGCCTGAGgcctcaaaaaaaaaaaagcttttTCACCCAGAGCATAAAGTCTTCAGGAGCAACCTTAGTATCCACGGATCCCTTGGCATATCCACGAAGGACGATTAACAGAAACGTTCGTTTGGGTCAAGGCTTCAACGGTATACCCGAACACTCGGTTTTAACACATCAATACCGCCGCAGTTCAAAATTCACTGCACCATTCCTTCCCCATAAATTCGTCATGTTGCGGGTTTGTCACGTAATTTTCCCCCTCTTGATCCAATCATAATGCCGGGTTGCTTTGAACACGTGACACTATGTCAATTTCAACCTGTAACCACACGCTGCCGTATTTACATCAGGCCCTAGCCTTCGGAAGGGACCACACAACCAATTAAAAATACCTTACCGATCGATCTTAACCTTCTAGAAGGTGGCTCTACGAGAGTAGTTTATAATTAATGGGATTAGGTCTCCGTAGACAGAAAGGGTTAGCAGAAATAAGGATGAGAAATAGAGTGGCATTAGAGCCCTCTTTGGAGCATAAATTTTTATGCAAGCTAGGAAGATTCCAAAAATATGGAGATCTTTTATATGGCATCTAGATTTGACGAATATCTCACCGTGCTCTCAATTCTTTGTGAAATGCCAAGCCCATCATCACCTACCCGGTGTTGGTGGGCCCCAGCGGGTAACAAATTCTCACCGGATCACAAATTGCATATTAAGTTTCTTTTGGATGTTGACTTCATATAAAAGATACTTATTCGCAAATAAGTTGTCCTCTCGGTTTGCTCAAGATTCAGACTAGCTCAGGTAAAATAAGAAGACCAGAACCTTATATAGATTAGTTTTTATCGATATCTTAGAGACtgtaaaaaaaattacatacaacatagaggtCGAAATAGTGTCTTGTGAAAATTCGATTTATCcgaattttttttatacCAGAGGTGAACTATTCTCTTCCTGAAAGCATAGTTGATTATTCTTACTAAGATTAATACCATATTGTTAAGATTTCCTTGACACTCTACTCTGTATTTCGTTCTTAAATTATCCTTTATTAGTCTAAGGGTTAAGCAAACCGAGAGGATAACTTGTTTGCGAATAAGTATCTTTTATATGAAGTCAATATACAAAAGAAACTTAATATGCAATTTGTGATCCGGTGAGAATTTGTTACCCGCTGGGGCCCACCAACACCTACCCGGTGTTGGTGTGGTGGGCTTACCACGATGAACCCGATTTTACTACAATTCAATCAACGGGACGGAATACGGAGCACTCCGGTATATGTGATCTCACTCTGCGTCCCGGTCCAAGAACACCGAAATGCGGCGATACATCTCTACCGGGTTAGCACACACACGGGAATGCCCAGCCCCCAACAACATCAGCCAATTCAATACCCTCCCTCCCTAAGTTGTAACGGCAGAGGCAACAAAACACGCATTTCCTCCCCGAACATAATCTTATACGGGCATGATAATGCAAATAACTTATCCATAAAGTCCCCGTGATCAGTCATCTCCACCATAGATTCAAAGATACCGGCAGACCGCAGTAGCCCGGACTCGGGCGCGCAGGGTGCTTGTATAAATAACATTAGCAAGCGAGCCCAAGGTGCGCGTGCGCTCGTCAAAAGCATCCATAAATGCCTCGTTGTAATCAGCTGATGATATGAAGATCTGACGACTGAGGAAGTACTCTTTTGGTACGAGGTTGCCTTGGATGTTCACGGAGCTGTGGACATGGTCTAGATGCTGATCAGCGAGGAGAAGGGCTGTTAACCCGCCCATTGAGTGGCCCAGCAGGTGGAATTTGCCTATCTTGAAGCGCGCGAGCAAGGCTTCAGTGGTCACCACAAGGAATGAGATATTTGTTGCGGAAAGCATGTTGCTTGCTGAGTGGCCGCAGCCAGGGGCATCCTAGGCGATTAAGCCATTGTGTTTTGTTTATGGCTGAATGGTTAGATCGGTGAGATCTTCTTTGCTGGAACCAAAGCCGCGATGGCAGAGAATTGGCCGGTTGAAGTTGAGGCTATGGGTCGTTGATGGGTTGAGGCTAACGCCTTCGACCGTGAGAGGATATTTTCAAAGGTGAGGCACATGATGAAATGGACGAGTTTGACTTTCAAAGATTTTTTCCCATTGGGTTCGCTTTGGGTTCTTGATTGTGACCTCGCGAAAAAGTATAGAACTTTCAGCGACTCAGCAAAAATGACATTTTGCCGTGATTTACTCACATTACAGTCATAGGCTGGTGGCTCCTATTCAGTAGATTCGGCTCATACCAACTATCTTGATCTAAGTCAGTATAAAGTCAGGATGAAGCCAGGAAAGAAATAAATAGATAATGGTCAGTATATCTTTCATTCTTTGGGGTAAGTTGACAGACGACCTCGGGATATTTATCTCTTCCCGCATGAAGAAAACAATCATCTATAACGAAGCATAAACAGACTATTTCGATGAGAGTAAAACCGCAGGACCTAGAATTACCACGATGAGCCAAATGTGGGGAATTTTGTACAAGTTCAGGGGCACTATGTAGAGGGCGCTACGGCCATGCGGAGCCTATTTAATGTGTCCTAGTTTGAGCATATCAACTTGAAAGCTTTTAAAGTATGGCCCCAAACAAGGCGCAGATGATGACGTTCGCCCTATAAAACCCCGCAATCTCACCCGCACGCAACATGAGAATGCTTCTCGCCCTAGACGACTTAAGGTCTTCCATATCCAAGCGATTTTCAAGGACCAAAACCAATTTTGACAGGAGAACCAGACCCGACAGATGGTCATGCCTCTAATTATTCCTTGATGAAGGACCGGGAGAAATTGTGAAGTGAAGAAAAGATTGAGACAGATCAAATCCGCCTCCGGCACCCTCCGGCACGCCACATGTCATGTTCCTGACCTTGGCCCACACAGCGATTGCGCTCCTTTCTTAGGCGATCTTGTATATGTTGCATACTGGCCCATTGGCCCATCGGCACTCAAAGCTACATTGTCAAGCTTCATTCGGAGGCAAGTTTGGCAAAATGCCCGTATGGCACGACGAGTACATGAGTCTAAAGCAAGCGCTGTCTCCGGGCAACTCAGGTCTGCCAGTCCATGGCCTCGGTGTTCATCCCACTTGCTCCAACGGTCCCGCCAATGTGCAGTCATCGCCTTTTTCTAGCGGCGGGCGAGGCAGCGGTGAGAGCCGTCTGTAAGACAGACTATGGCGCTGGCCGCCAAGGGCTGGAATGACCTGGTGCTCATCGCCAAGATTCTAGCTGCAGGGCTACGTCTcgctctttctcttcttcgctATCGGGTTGAGCCTCGCTGACGAGCTCTAACCTTGCCTCGAGACCCAAGATGGTTTCAAATACAGGATGCTTTCGGCGCCGCGAGGTTTCTAGCTGTCGACATGTGAATTCAGGGATCCATCGCAGGACCGCAGACGGGTGTGACGCTTAATTGGGACATGGGCGCTGACCAACAGGTTCCGCACATACCTCACGCCGGCACGGTCCTCATATCCACATTTAGGCAACTACCTTGCATTCTGGGGCTGGCCCCTGTATGGCGCGTGGACGCCACGATGGATGAACCGGGTCGATTTCCGCTCCGGTTGGCGCATAGCCCAGACGGGGTCGAAGATTTCGACAAGCGGTCCGGATGGATTATGGCGCCACTGGTGTGGAGGGTGGTGGGGTTGACGGCGTGGGCAGAGAAATGCCGCTCAGAGGCAAGAAGTATCGCTGGTATTCGGCTGATGACATGGAGAATCTTGCGGGAAGTGAGACGAGGCGTCCTGGACCCTCGAGGGCTTCCATCGAAAGGGAGTGAGACATTGATGTGTCAATGGGAGCGCACGGTGAAACAGGGTTTCACACgactctactccgtatattgTACACGTAGGCTTTTTTAGTCGAGTGGGATTCTTCAACAAAAGTGGGCCCCATTTCCTTGCGCCTCGTTGAAATCTGGTGCGTATATTATCTTATACTCTCACAGCAACACCGATTTGCACCACATTAACTTTGGGTTGTATAGGGTTGGCTGAACAGTGATACTACGATAGTCAGACCGGTCGTTTCTCTTGACAAAGGTGCTAGTGATTTGTTTTGGCGCAGGATTTCTTGTTATTCTAGTATGGTGGTGGTCTAGAATTCCTCTTTAGACTTGGCCATGCACTCAATTTAATGAGTTTAGAGCACTCTTGGCCCATGtaggaaaggaaaaaggGCCAACCGTAGTACTAGAAGTAAATGCATTGGATGGGATAAATCCATCTTGTGTTCAGGGCTGGGCcgtttgaaaaaaaaagcctgaTGACTCGAAAGGGCTCGAAGGATGGAGAGCAAAAAAAGACTACGAAGTAGTCTTTGGGATATCACAGAAATTGGCATCACATTATCTTGCTTAAAGGAGATAGTTTTGGAGACAactctcttttcctctaCTCCGTGCTCCTACGGAGTAGAGGTTTCGATTATTGTAAACGCCTTGCGTCATGTTATGTTGTAAATTTGGAAAGGGTTGGCATGACGATCGCCTGTAGCTGCGAGGCTCTGGACCAGGTGGCACAGCGATGATTTTTGGTTTTATTGACACGACAGTCAGAATTGCGATCATGCATACGGAGTATCTGTAGAAAGAATTACAATAAGCCTTGATGGTAATAATGAACTTGTAAAAATGCGGCACGCAGTCAACACACCACCAATCAGTGATGCTGGTCATAGCGAGCGGTACATCGCAAATAATCGAAGATCGTGACAACAACGCTTTCCTGAGGAATGAGAAACTAGACCATCAGCTTCAAATAGACCAGGCTAGAATAGAACTCGGTCAGTCTTGCAAGCTGAGACAAGGCCAAGCAGACATAACATAGGGCTGAACCTCAAGAATAGCTGCgccacaaaaaaaaatcttgcAGCCTGGAGATTCCCCGTTGGGGAATATGTGCCAAGTGTTCGAGGCTTTTGTTTTTGAGTCAGAAAAGATTCTGGAAACTGTCGGAAATcaattgggggggggggggggggggcctATGACGAAAAGGAAAGGGATCAGCCCTAAACGGGATAATGAGgggagaaggaaaaaaaccCCCGCGAGCCAAAGGATGGTAGTGCTAAGTCTCGGCAGGTCCCGCACCTGAAAATCTCTCAGGTCAGCGGTTAGATAATCCACAGTTTCAGTCATCTCAGCCACTTGAAGGCGCGGGAAAGTCCCAGAGCTACGTAGTTGTGGCTCAACCTCTCGGATCAAACTGAGCGGGTCGATTGACTTTTTCTTGTTCCACCATCTGACCGCCAAATATATATCACACACATTCTTAATTTGTTTTCTCCATATATGCCTACGAATCACCATGGCGACATTCCTCCAGTTAAATGCCCCATCTATAGCACACGCTCTCGTTGAGCTCTAACACCGGCCGTGCGAGTTCTACTGCGTCCTGCCGATTGACGCAAGTCAAAGCCCTTTTCATCCCTATTCGCTTCCCATCCTCTTTTCCCGCGACCAGGGATAAAGCTGTCCCTTCAAGGCTCCCAAGCTCCAAAACTACAATCCTCCAATCTTATCACGACCCCCTTTTCCCGACTTAGAAACACACCACCCCCTCACCGCATCGATAACGAATACACCTTGCTGTCTGGTCAGTGCTATTTGAATTGGACATTCTCAACCAGTCCTTGCCTCAGATTACAACCCCGTGCCACGGGTGCCTGCCGTTCCACATTCTTTGCATCCCGAAAGGTTCTCAGGGGGCCTTCACCGAGCTTTTGTGAACGCGGGAGACCCGTCGAATTCCCATTTCTGCTTGGATTTTGACCAATTGATATTTTCATGACTTTTCACCATGACTGTCGACTTGTAGACCGTTCTAGCCCTTGAGATCCTTTGTACTCCAGTGCTGTTTCTATATCAACTTGGACATCCCCCCTCCATCTTCTTGGACAAACCATCCTTCCAGATACCCTTTTCGACCTTGACACAATCCTCAATCATGGCCCCCAACCTCTTCCTCTGTGCGCGAGCCATTTTCTGCCCAACCTACTGGTTCCAAAAAGGCCATCGCGATGGCGATCTTAAGGAACAACACTGGCAATCCCCCGTGCCGGGAACATACAAGTTCCTTCCTGGTCGTGGATGGCACCTCATCCGTCGGGATGGGTGcaaaaaagatgaaaaagtCCCTGCTGCGCTAGTCTACTGCCGCATCCTCCACCGCTACATGTTCGAATCCGAACTGGAAGAACGCTGTCGCTGGTTCGATACCCCGCTACACAAGGGCGGCCGTCCGGAAAAGCTGCGCTTTTTCCTCCTCGATGACGGCATTCACTGGGTTGCTGGCTGGGATGCCCAGGGCAGTCTAATTCTTGGCCCTTATCCCAAATGGTGGCTCGATGAAGATGGACGCACCATGCGCCGTGGTGCCTCACCTCCCTCCAGTATCAACGTGTCCCGTTGCAGCAGCATCATCGCTGGCAAATTTGACTGAGCTTGTCACAAATTACCCCTGAAATTGTCAGATGGCAATCCCTCAAATGATGATTGGAAATTCCATCATATATGTATACCCATTCTGTGGCGCTTTTCGATATTGTGAAGCGATTTAGCGTGTCTCTTTTACTCTTATGACAACTCACAAAAAGTTTTCGGTTCGGTTCTTGTATTTTTAAATCATGGTGATGGATACGTTTTTTTTAGGGTTCTTTTTGTTTCATAGATCCAAGGTTAGAATAGACTTATAACGATTCAGGGGTTTAAATGATCTACTTGATCGACAAGGCGCAAggttttgtctttttctcaCATCGGCGTCTCGCATCCCTAGGGTGATTTGTTCCATACCAATTGATAGAGCGTTTTGCTGAGCTATACATCGCTTACTTTCTCTTGAATTTCTGTCAAAGATCATTTGATCAATCTGAAATCTAGGATCCCTTCTAACAATTACCCGAAATTAATCCGACTGTCATGGAATGCAAGTTGCTACCCATATCCCGATAAGAAAATGATTTACAAGCCCAGCCCATCGCCCGAAATTCACATTTTTTGCCTCACAATTTCGCCTCAGCTCTAACAAGCAACTTCTTCAAGCCCTGCCTGGTCCGCTCCTCCATCCCCATCTTCCCAACCCGCATGGTCTTCCTCAACACAAAAACATGTGTATAAGTCCCAACCATCTTAACATCCTCCTCACCCTTACGGAAAATACCCACTTCCCAGGTAACGCTAGATTTGCTAAGCCTATTAACGCGCAGCCCGACCTCCAGCAGATCCGGGAAGCGCACCGAGGCGAAGAAGTGCGCCTGTGTCGAGACAATCAACCCAATTTGGTCTGTACCAGCTGTCAAATTCGATGGGGAGGGGAAATGGGACGGCTGTCCGTGAGTTGGCGCTGGAGTTGGGTTGTTCACACTAAAGGGATCCATGCCGCAGTGTTGGATCAAGTACGTATTCGCGATTGTGTCGAACAGGTGGGTGTACACTGCGTTGTTGAGGTGTGCATACATATCGTTATCAAACCTGTGAGTGTGGGTGTTAGTATCTGGTTGGCGGGTGCCCGTTCGGTGGTCCTGCTACTGACCATCGGGTCTGGTGTACTTGGTGGAAGCCATAGTCGCTGCGCTTGCGTTGCCTCATGACCTGGGACTCTGGGGTGgccattttcttttctttttaatggGATGGTCAGTTTGGATCACTCAAATAGATTTGTTTATGCTTCCAAGCTTGATATAGCAGGaatgttccaaggttctccaGGTTCTCTGCGCGGACCTCGGTCTGTTGGTGATTAGGTAACTTTGATGGCAGGCGGGGCCCCAGGGCTTCTGTGATCCACTTGTCTTTCATCTGATCCACCTCCAGCGACAAAGAAGTAGAGAAACATCGAGGCTTTCATCGTATATCATTACTTGTGTCTCTTTCTATATGAAGACCAGGGCGTATGGAGTTTCATTTGGAGAACGGTCTTCGTCATACAATTGTTCCTCTTTTTAGCAACCGTGTAATCCTACGTGCGTCGAGAAATCTCGCTATAGTCTATCGACAAGACAATGGGAGCTCTTCCACCTAGAGCTGGGCTTCAAGCTCTGATCTTGTGCGGTCCTAGGGCCTCCTTTGGAACTCTTCTTGATCAGGACAAGACCCCGAAATATCTAGTCCTAATCGCCAACAGACCGTTGATACATTATTTGCTGAAGTTCTGTGAGATATCAGATATAAGTGGTGATTTTAGATTATTGGAACCGCAAAATTCTGATCATTTCCAGTGTTGGCTCGTTAATTCAGATGTCACACTGATTATACACCCCTCTGCCCTTCCTCATATCAAGTCTACTTTGTTGTAAACCCCATGTTAGAAATCACTTCCGATGCCAAAAGTCCTCGCCCCTCAAGACCTGCAAGCCACAATGGCAACGGCACAGTTGCTTCGCCTTCCCGAGGTGCAGTCTTGCATTGAAACCGCCTTCTTCCTCCTGTCTTGTGATCTCGTCTGTGAAATCGAGGGCACATACCTATTGCAGATGTGAATATCACCTCAAGGTCAGACCGTAATGaccgaggaaaaaaaaaacgcacCAACGAGGCGATCTTTGTGTGTATTGTCATGCAGGAGATGCCACAAAGGACAAGGTCTTGGATCCGATAGCCGTTGAACTTCTGCGGCAGACCAAGGTATCTGCAAGATCGAGTCACAGGCTTTTGAAGCTGCTCATGTCTACCGAGATGGACACTGTGTAAAGAAACCTCGAACATGGTAAAGgggtttcttcttcttcttcattcgGCTGCCCAGCGACCATCCACACAAGCCAAAATGTTGACTGGCTACCGCGATGCACACCTTTACATTTTCCCCTTCTGGGTCACGGATCTCGCACGGCGTCAGTAAAGACTATTGCCTATTAGCGAAGACGTTATTGGGTTCGGGGCCAAGTCTGCATGGCAGCGGGGACTGTGTGAGAAGCTAGGACTGGATACTCGCTTGAGCCAGCAGAACGAAAGCCACGAAGAGAAAGTCTACCGAGAATTGAGTACTATCACCCACCATCCACCACAAAACAACATCCCGAACGCACCACCTCTCCTAGCATATCTTCATACAGGATCTACGGTACTTGTATGTCGAGTTGACCACCCCGCTATATCTTTATCTACATCTCTTCGTCTAGCCACAATAGAATCAATCCATTGAGGAGGCTGAACATGGAGCTTCTCGGTCTCCATTTTCCCACGACTGAACGATCACCTCCGCTGAATTTGTGAGTCCAAACTGGTATGGATTTAAAATAGACTGCCTCCTTGGATTTAATGTGATTATTGAGAGAAATTCTGTTATTAAGGCATCTTGCATTGGCCTAAACTCCAAGATTTACAGCGGTACTCGGATCACGCGATGCATCATTCTTGATAACGTTGTTATTGGAGATTGCTGTGTGTTAAATGGATATATAGCTGGGAGTCATAGTTATATCGGTGATGACTCGGTGCTTAGGGCTGTGAATTTTAAGAAGGGAACACTGTTCCTGGTCAAACCAAGGCTGAGAACAAGAAGCTTATGCCACTCTTGGAAGATCTTAGGGAGGAGTATACGGACATCTCTAGCAAATTTGCGACTAGTTGCTAGAATGTCTGATTCTTCGATTCTAGTTATAACACCAACTATGAATCCCagaagatcaaagaggaGAGAAAATAGGAATCGACAATCCGTGAGAAGAGAGTGCCAGCTAGTATTGAGTGCAACAGACTAGGACCCAGACTTTCCTCAAGTCTCAAACCCCTTCGATAAAGTGGCAGATTCAAATTTAGATTGTCCGAAAGTTTTATCTGTTTTCAGGTGAAAGCTCCACACATCACTACTCAGACCGCTCCAGTTAAACATACTTTCATGTCTTACTTGCGCTTGATCTCAAGAAGCTGTCATTGCTCTCACCAGACATGAAGTCTTCACCACCTACGACGAGGCTGCAGAGGCAGTTTTTATGAGGGTCCTCTGGATTGGCTGGCTGAGTGCCTGCCATTTGTCTGCAAAACACCGGCTTGATATATTGGGTGAGATTTACAGCTTGTAGAAGCTGCAACTGCGAAGACTGGATGTATAGATCGCCCGTAGAGTGAATGAGAGCATAGCCGCTGAGATTGCTCGAATTTATAACTTTGTGCTCGGGTCAAATACGTGGTTACAGGTGCTACTCATAGGACGATCTGGGACTTTGCTTTTCCGAACGCGCACTGTTCAATATGAAAAAGCCCGCTGCAGAAAGAATCGTGTTCCGAGTAGATGATCTTTAATCAACGTGCCGACAACTAGTGCATGATTCCACTTGGGTGTGAAAGGGACACCACTTCTGCGTGCGATTTCCATTTGACGCCTTGCTACGATGGGGGTAGACTTACAATTCAATCGACGGTGGAGCTTGAAGATGTTCATATATTGAACCTTACATAAATCTAATAACAGCCCTCTTTTCTAGTTTGATGTCATCGAGACGAATCAACCCAGCTCAAACCAGGATCTGAATCTTTCAGCCCCCTAAAGTTTGGATGTTATCTGTAAATCGGAGGAACAGGAACGTGGAGAAATTGGATACAGTGGGTTCTGCTGTTGATCGCGCATTTTTGATGGCGATCGTTAGGGACTCAACCGAAGTGCAATTGGTTCTAATGTGTCCGGTCCGCACTTTCTCCTGTATTCCCTCGGGTTTAAAGGGATTCATACATATTTAACAAGCGGAAACATTCGGCTATCACAGCAGGGCATCCGATTTCTCCCCCTGTTTGCCACCGGAACTTGAATACTTCAATCCTGAGTCCATACACCATCTTCAACACAGCATGATTCAAGTTGACATCACAGCCCTAGTAGACCTGGTACAGCTCTTTGCAAGCAGCCACTTCGTTGTGTAATTCCATGAAGGATCCAGTAAAAAAGACAAGTGTAGATACATGATGATAGAATGATAGAATGCTGTAAATGGCATCTGTACTGAAATTTGAACATTTAAAACCTCTAATAACAAAATATAGAACAACATGAGAAAGGTTTGAAATTTCACTGCGTTTTCACATTTGATCGGTGTCCTGCGCGCGAGGAACCCAATACATCAACTTGAAATAGTTCAGATATGCAACTCCCGTATATGTAACAGGGATGTACCGGGCACCTCTCCGGATCCAGCACATCGTATAACTAGCTACCAAGCTTGCTGGAACAAGCCCCAGGGGTGACTGAAAAACTGATGGGACAATATGGCGATAAATAATATCAGGATCGTCAAAGAAAGAGCGAGCATGTGGGAGAAAGCGCCGTTTGGATTGGGAGTAACGTTGTAACTGTTCTTTTCCAAAAGATGGATGAAGTTCGATTTCGCTACCAATGTACCACA
The nucleotide sequence above comes from Penicillium digitatum chromosome 1, complete sequence. Encoded proteins:
- a CDS encoding Alpha/beta hydrolase fold-1 — protein: MLSATNISFLVVTTEALLARFKIGKFHLLGHSMGGLTALLLADQHLDHVHSSVNIQGNLVPKEYFLSRQIFISSADYNEAFMDAFDERTRTLGSLANVIYTSTLRARVRATAVCRYL
- a CDS encoding pyranose 2-oxidase; this encodes MAPNLFLCARAIFCPTYWFQKGHRDGDLKEQHWQSPVPGTYKFLPGRGWHLIRRDGCKKDEKVPAALVYCRILHRYMFESELEERCRWFDTPLHKGGRPEKLRFFLLDDGIHWVAGWDAQGSLILGPYPKWWLDEDGRTMRRGASPPSSINVSRCSSIIAGKFD
- a CDS encoding Thioesterase family protein — translated: MATPESQVMRQRKRSDYGFHQVHQTRWFDNDMYAHLNNAVYTHLFDTIANTYLIQHCGMDPFSVNNPTPAPTHGQPSHFPSPSNLTAGTDQIGLIVSTQAHFFASVRFPDLLEVGLRVNRLSKSSVTWEVGIFRKGEEDVKMVGTYTHVFVLRKTMRVGKMGMEERTRQGLKKLLVRAEAKL